AGGTGAGCTCAAGTTCAACATCTCCGCCTCTGGCACCAAGGAAaccatcccctcccccagtcACGTGGCTGTGGCTTCTGGAAAATGTGCTTTCCTAGGATTGGTCCAGGGAACAGTTACAAGTAGAGAAAGTAGAGGGAGCAGCAATTCAAACTCACCCTTGACCCTGTGTTCACAGGGGAGGTGGAGTCTGCCACTCCTCCTCTCTACTCCCCTTGCTCACCTCCAAGGAGGGCTGTGCTTCCAGGGTGGGAGTTTTCCTCCTCATTCAAGAGTGCCATTGTATGTggtcaggggaggaggaggggagcctGGGGTCTCCCAGGCCTTACACAAAGCTGGGGCACAGAAACACAAACTTAAAACCCAGACGTTTCCTGCCAGCAGGCAACAACTGTCCCTAAGGCTTCAGCTATGACCAGAGGCCAGCGTGGCAAGCTCCTGTCTCAGATCCGGCTGATGGCAAGGAGCAGGGAGATGCTAGCATCCTCCTGGGCCCCTCTCACTGTCCTTTGTTCTCCTGGTCATCAAAGAGGCTGGGGTTCTCCGCCAGCATGGCCCGgacttttttcttctccttgaaaCGACCCGAATTGGAGACTTTGACGTGCTTGCCCTTTGTGTTCTTATCCACAATCTTCTCCAGACGAGTGTTAAAGTCGCTGTTGGGGCCTCCAGTATCGGGCCTCGGAGTCTCTGTGCCTCCCTCCGTTTGGGCATAGGTGTCAGGGATCTCGTACAGCACCTTGGGACTGGATTTCTTTTTCCGGAGGAAGGTCAACTTCCACCAACCAACTTCAGTCATGACGCTCCCTGAGTCGAGGGGAGACTTTCTGCTGGAGCAGGGGAAGGGGACAAAGGTCAGTGGGCAAATCCTGTGGGCAGCTTGGATCAGCCCTCTCCAGCCTCTTTAGTAATCACATTATTTTTCTGGAGGCacggtcctgggaattgaactcagggcactggaccactgagccacatccccagccctgttttgaattttatttagagacagggtctcactgagttgcttagtgcctcacttttgctgaggctggctttgaactcgaaatcctcctgcctcagcctcctaagctactggtattacaggcgtgaGGCACTGAGCCTGGCAATCACCAATTATTTGAAGAGTTGAAAGAAGAATTGAAGATAGGGCCAAAGAAAACCAGGGTTTGAATAGGTGGTGTGATGTAATGCTTTGGGAGAGTGTGAAAGAAAGAAGAGTCTAGGATAAGAGCCACCAAAGCAAACAAGAGGGACTCCCTGGGCCAGACAGAAGGACAATGGAACAACTACACCCTGTTGTCCCACAGAGACACTCTATAGGAAGGTTTGAGGTCATTCCTTCCAGGCCATCAGGACTGTGGGCACTGGAACAACTTGCCTGGTCACAGGGCATGCAGGATCTGGACACCAGAACCAAGCCCTTCCCAATCCACCATTGGGCCCTGCTGCCCAGAATGGGCAGACCATGACTGGTCATGCAGACAGAAACATCCTGTGTGTTTTGCTTAgaatgcagtgctaagaatcgaacccagtgtctcacacatgtgagacaagtgctctaccactgagccacgaccccagcccccaccacacactttctgccatgatgtttaaCTAGCCCCTATGACTAAAGCCACAGGGACTGAACCCCgtgaaactataagccaaataCATCTTTCCTGCTTTACAAAATAAAAGGATCATGAGAGAATGGGGAGCTTCCAGCTGGGAGTGGGAAGTCCTGGGCACTGTCTAGCCTTGTGACCTCTGGTAAAtcacttctctgggcctcagtttccttatc
This window of the Ictidomys tridecemlineatus isolate mIctTri1 chromosome 3, mIctTri1.hap1, whole genome shotgun sequence genome carries:
- the Prr15l gene encoding proline-rich protein 15-like protein, yielding MTEVGWWKLTFLRKKKSSPKVLYEIPDTYAQTEGGTETPRPDTGGPNSDFNTRLEKIVDKNTKGKHVKVSNSGRFKEKKKVRAMLAENPSLFDDQENKGQ